The genomic region TGCTCAACTCAAACATATCATCGAACACCTGAAGGTCATTCTTACTGCCTGATAGCCAATAAGTGATTTTattagattttcaaattttttatcttataaaattgttattattggtatatcatattttttttctaaacaaagcttttattgttattattattcctaaatgtatatatctaacttgaggatatttcttttaatcctcttaattttatctttagtaaaTAATGGGATTTCATTAATCATTCTCTAGTATCTTTAGCTACTGTATTACTGCTTATTTTTCTATATGCCTTTGACACCATATcctatttttagatattttataaatttcttctttagaaatatgatttttatttattttctatcatttcattaaaaaatatttttcttctcatttcctaattttatatcttgttgttcattttaggaatttcttctaattgattatTAAAAGCTGCTTCagtaacataaatatatattcttcttCATTTGTATCGAATCATTTcgatattaattaaatataatatttcttcaagatttatttcctcttttgaacatatttttaaatcttgttcttcaagtgttttaataattttcttgcaCTTTTTCTTTATTAGAACAATTTGGTGCTATATGTCCTTCTTTATCACATAAAAACACTTACATatttgtttttaggtttattagaagtttttcttctaacaaatcttttctttttattataaccagtatttttctatttcctggtttccatctatttttctttttatttttttataagtattagGACGTACTGGTTTACATCCaaattcccattcattttctaagTTTTGTACAATGcttattacttaatttatgcttAACTTGTTTAGAAGCCTTACTTTGTAGACAATATAAAGATATTctttcttttacaaaattaattctatttccTATAGAATCTATATTTTATGGTTCTACACCAGCTAATTTACTATGCTTTTCTAAATAAGAAAGTATTTACTTGTACAAATCTCATCCCATGGTGGtggtaatttatgaaaatattagtttttcaaaattttatgagtaGTTAACTGTCTTTATTGTTTTTACATTTTCGTATTCTTTCCATCTTCTCAAAATGTTCCAAGAAAATAGTTATTAATAACAATGGTCATAGATTATGCATTggtttgtaaaaatatttaaatcattgaTTATTAGTAGAGGTTTTAATTGTATTCACAGAACAGATGTTTTTATAAGGTATTATCTTTTCATCATTCATTGTTGGTAATCAAACCACTTCATTATATGACAGTCCGAAATTTGAATTGCTTGTTTTGGAATCTACGCCCTCTTTTTTTCTGTTGCAATTTAAGCTTGAATTTCAACTACAATCCGCAGATTTGAGATGCGCAATGGGATTTTGCAGTATAAGAAACAGAGCACAAAaagcataactcaaaattctaatctttatAAACCCAGGCTATAAAAAAAAACAGCCTTTTTCAGTTAACATATTTCTATATTTACAGGCGAAATTAGCACAAAATCAGTAATTCCCCAGAAgccaaaaagaatgaaaataaaccaaaatccaTCTATGGATTTCACAGTTAATCTCCAGTATCACCAACATTGATCGGTTTCCCATGTTCGTTTCGAATAACCAGAAAACCCAGAAGACGTTGGACCGGCCATCGATTCGATGGAAACAGAAAAGGACCGTCTTGGCCTGAACAACAACGTTCGATCATAATCCGCCCGTTTCTCAGGATCCGATAGCGTAGAGTAAGCTTCATGTACTTTGATGAACTCGTTGGCAGCGGCGTCGTTTCGACCATTAGCCGAGACATCAGGGTGTAGAACCCGCGCCAGTCTCCGGTAAGCAGCCTTGATTTCCTTACTCGTGGCGCCCATCTGAATCCCCAATACCTCGTACAGTGACGATGGGCAAGCAATGTGGGAAACCGGTCTCTCAGCCGTCGACGCACAAGCGGCGGAGACACGAAGTTGCCGAAAATGAACACGTGCCGGCATGGAGCTCGGTTCTTCGATGGAAACCTTATGGCCCATGAAATGCGGAGAGGAAAAGGTGAATGAAGCCAATGCAGAAGATGCGGAAGCCATGATGGTTGACTGTTGGATTTGCGGttgaagaaattaaagttgGGGAAAGGGTATTTATAGAGTTAAGACAACCGGAGTTAGATCGGTTGGGTTAACAAAATTTCTACAGATAGCTTATCCATACACATAGAGTCCGTGCTGACTCAGCGAACCGTCGGCGTTTCTGACACCCACAGGCTGCGTTGTCGAGCTGGCACAAACTCACTTTCTCTATTCTTTCTGGAACATCGTGTCCACAACTTTTTATCATCGCTTACAGGGTACAACGTCAGATATTTGTTCCTAGTTTtttattctgaaaattttaataaaataaacagaaGCATTTACGAAAAATAGATTGGAAGTAGAATAACAAAAATTGGAAGGCTTCGGATTTGTTTGAAACGGATCTTGTTCCCACAGAATATTTACGCTGTCATCATCTTGTCCTTCGATTCAATGAAGCCCACAAATATATACAgctctattttgtttcttttttaaatatgaatgcttaatTTTGATTACGCCATCCCCCAGCTAGTGATGAACTGAAACTAAAGACATACTATCCAAATAAGTTCATTTTATAGTAAatgtagaaaaatatttaaataataaattaactatatttaaaagttaataaaattatatcatatcaaaaaaattaacttgtATTCTTATGATtgccaaaattattttttatataaaaaggaaaaaggaaggTTGAGTAGCTAAGGGTTAGTTTCTTCCATGGGAGTGAAAAAGCTAACGTGGATAGATCCAAAATCAGCTTTCACCTTCAGTTAGAGACTTTTTTACCTAGAAAGATGTGAAAGACGACGAACTTAAAAATAggttttcctttctcttttttttacgATTTCAATCGGTTTTACGCTTTGCTtggattttagttttaaaatatattctaaaatttcgtgattaaataaaaagaaaaggaaagttcaaatttaagactccattttttaatttaattttaacaaatacagttgtttttattttctgaaaatagaaaatattaaaaaatgtgttctaattagaaattttaaaatttatttttaaaaatgaaaacatataaaattaaaaaagttattttcattattttcaccaaaatgatggaaataaagattttaactttaaataaattatccaCAATTCAAGTTCACATAaacagtaaaaatattttttaatagtttttaaatattaaatcaaacatcctaatttaaattcatataaatgtaaaaggaaatttattttatttctcttataGAAAAAGAGTTACCATACATGTTTTCATTATTCAAACcagattttatttctatttatcaaacatgttttctaatttttaaaataaaaatttaaaaaactattctctaacaataaaatgtaaaatataaataaaaatatatttagaaatcaAATAGTCCCAAAATTATTCAGTCCCTAAAGCTTTCCATTAGTAAATATTGTACCGGCGAGTAAATGTATTTCAATATATCATTTCAAGTTGattgatatttttaagtatattataatattatatatgtgaaaatacatttcatttacatccataaaatatattatatgcgaatataatttttaaaatcattaactaagtttaattacttaatttaataattatagtttaattttaaatataattataaaaaactaaaatgtttaaaatatcataaacaaGTTGAAcaataccaaaaaaaatttgattacaaTGAAACATAAATGACTTGGTTAACGGTACagataggggtgagcattcgatcgaatcgaatcgaaaatttttgagttaaccgagttttcgaatctcattttatcatcctaactttatttaaagttttctcgaatcaagtcgagtgagatgaaattcgaatagaatcgaatcgaatatatttgttcgagttaaattttaaaaaataattttgggtcattgtaaccattgtcacccatcgtaataaaatttgtccaccttaatcaaaatttttattaactttcatcacttcataatttatttattaattttttatatattgattagcttctttgcttacttagttgtttcaattatcttgattattgtcactatgtattttagaattaaaaatatattaaatgtaaaaatatgatttttaataaaagttattttaaaataaaatgtgaaattgataccaatataaaattttaatacaaatattttatggcataattaataattcaattttaatataaatattcaatatgactaaacaatttaataatataaataatataaaatgtgaaatttaatttaataatataaatagtagatataaataaaattattactatttatgtttagtgattttttttggataattttgattttttatttgagagtaaatggtgagaagtaaaagtttaggggaaaaataaaaagttttggagaataaaagtttgagggaaagtaaatagatGGAGGgaagatattaaaaataaaaattggagggggaagcgtttgggatagatgggaggtgggataggaagggaataaaagttttaggggaaaagtgggaggaagtaaaaattttgggggaaaataaaaggttttgagggtttttgggagtaaaattttgagaaaaaataaatgagagagtaaaattttggtgggaaatggattttgggtagattggggggttgggaggggaggggaataaaagttttggggtgAAAGTgggaaggaataaaagttttgagggaaaagcaaaaaggtttgggagtttggggtaaaaatgtaaaatattatagtttgatattcgaattattcgagttattcgaattcaaaaactcaactcgattcgaactcgaaattcaaaaaaaatcgagttgattcgaataactcgattaatttgaataattcaattcgtttaactcgaaattcgaattttttttaattttttcgagtcgaatcgaattttactCACCCGAAGTCTAGATGGATCTATATGACTGGTACCGACAACCGTGTTTCAGAAGACAACGCGTCAAGGGCATACGTATGAGACCAAACAGACAAAACAAAAGGAGCAGTCAAGGCATAGCCAGTTGGCGCCACAGTACTTTACTCTATGAGTTCACCCTACAGTACTATTAAGGTTCGATAGAGAAAAGTGGTAAAagtaggaaaaaaaattattaatattaaaattcatattgtattttatcttttttacggataaattaatatttatatgttaaattaaagagGGCATTTGtgatttatgttaaaaattttatatatttgtattatgaAAAATTGATGGAATAATCAAACAACAACATGTGACATGCCACGTGTCTCTTTTGTTGACATATAAAGACCgagttttaacaatagaaatgtataaaatttttaattgaatgatcagtttgctctttgatctaagaTATAAGTTTGGagtaaataaaagtttttttctttttgcaattgtttatgtatatttaaaagtaatgactaaattgataaaaaatataaatattgagagCTAAAATAATTAGTTTATCTTTTTCATAACAACTTCGTTAACCATtctaatagtaaattttaaattttaaaagagatatttaaagaataaaaaggcaGGGAATGTTTGAACAGATATAGTTAGGGGTTGGAAGTTGAACTACTTTCGTGTAATAATGAAGTAGTGATCTCCATCAACATTTTTACTCTAGGATGAATTAACTTGACTTATCCTAAAAGGTGAAATTGCATCCAAGGAGacaaataatgtttttaaaagaaatggaataAAGCAACCTTCATGAAGCgcattgaaaaatataaagggttgaaaagtaataaattgagTTGTTGAGCTTATATTGGAAAATATGGAATGGATTTGGACAAATTTAGTTGTATTATGAAATAATTGTGCCTTCGAAAAGGGATACACCGGCGTTATCGGCCCACAATTTATTATAGTGGATAAGTTTTGGATGGATAAGGCGAAAGTCATGTAGTTTCTAAGCCTTATCTATATCTACCTGTCTTGGGCAAGCAGGACATCTTTCCTTTGCCTTGATTTTGACACTTCGTACATCGCTTTTGCAACTTCGCCATGAGATTAGATTCCAAATTTCTTTTGGTTAATTAAGAGAATAATACAGTAACAGCACGTCAATTACCgtattttcccttgtttttatcaattttaataaccAACCTTCAATTTCCTAATAATAAATGGCATGGAATTGGATAATGTGAAATGAGCGGATGAGTGCCATGTGAGGAGCATGTGAAGATTGAGTAACTGTGTTTAACGTTGGCAACACGTGTCGAGATTCCAGGAAAGGGACGGTCTGGAGTGGGCGAATTCTaagattgaacttgaatttttcGTAATTTGATGGGAGTTGTGTGGGTGCGGGAAGAGACAAGACGGTGAAGAAAGGGGGAGAACTAGACAACAAGGTGCTAAAGACAATGAGCATTCACGTGACATTGCTCTCCCTTTATTCTTCCCTTCACTTGTCAGGGTTACCATTATTTCTCACTACCTCTTTTTgggacaaatttttttttgagataaaattattattaactaatatgcttttatgttttttaaaagtgtttttaggataaaaaaaagtatacttTGCTCAAAATGTTAAATTGACTCTTAATCTAGGCCATTGAGTGagtttaaaaagttaaaatcgttttttcaaaaattattaaaatatttttatttatattaactatttaaatatttataatttatgtgttattatcttaaattattgaaatataatttattattatattaaattattaaaaatatttaaacaaaatatcttaattttcaaaataaaatatagatgaTCTTTTcgtcaaatataaataatttttaaaaataatatattaaatgaatacgcatttgagaaattaaacttcaGTTAGTACTTTGGAATTACCAATACAACAAGTGTATCTTGGGTAGGCTTTTGTTTGGATAAAGTTTCATTGGCCATCAAGGTAAAAACAAATGGGCTCAAAAGTCCACAAAAATCAAAGGCACAACTCATTTTCTAAAGAAGCAAACCTTAGCCGCCACAACTGTCTGTTgttcattttatattaaaatgttatatttgtttatcacattctataaatcttaaaaaaacaatatttttatttcttttattttctttattttactttataatatgTCTCTTGCTCAAAATTTGTCTTCCTAAAGTCGAGACGTTggcaattaattatattttcgaACTTCACAGTTTGCTGGCTCGACTTGATGGGATCGAAAAAGCTCTTTCGTCGATCAAAATCAGTATTTTCAGAACTAGACTAGATCGGTTAGACCACGAACCAATCGAGATACCCGTCTAAAGATAAGGGTTGAACCAATTGACCCATAAACCAATACAGACCGGTTAAATCGAGCTAAAAACAGGTTAAACcagttttctctatttttaaatattcttattttttttacttttatgaatttttaatgatttatgtgATCAAATCGGAAAAACTAAACAAATCACAAATTTGTGGCTTGATTGATTCGATCACCTATCCTATTCtgaaaaccttaattaaaataatgaaagcCCAAAATGCTCACACTTGTAGAAGTAGCCGAACataagaggaagaagaaagaaaaaatattaaaaaagaaatatataaaaatagaaaataatacttttgttttttggttcacatagaaaatttttaattgattatatttttaaatatattcaacGGTTTAACTcacaattgaattaataaagGTAACAACCTAGGAAAAAATAGTTTAGatgtcaattttaataaaaaaaatgtttaggtgccaaaagaggaaaagagcatataatttaagtactaatttatatgttaaaccttttttaaaaatatgtttaaggGTGGGACTAATGGAGATACcaacttaaaaaaatagtttagatcTCACTTGTGACCAAATCAAGCTTAAGtattaaaattgcaaaaaaaaaaaatttagatataaaattttgaattaaacctaaaaataaaaaaaatcattagatAATAGATGAGGTCATATGTTGTGATAGACAAAGTCCcattaggggtgtgcaaaattcgggtaaaatcgAAAGAATTcgattaaccgaccgaattcggttaatcggtcggttaaccgaattttttcggtcgaggatcggttaattattttttgattttttggttaatggttaattcggttcaaaaCCGATCagttaactgaattttttcggtttaaccgaaaaattaataaataaaattataatatataaataggcccactattcacctaaacccaatccaactCAAGTatccaacccaatcataaaattacaaataatttaataaataaaataaaattctaaaactaaaactaaaactaaaactaaaactaaaggcTAAaagtataaacaaataatttaataaataaaaataaaattcaaagacttatataatatttttaattgtgtagtgattcaattcagTTTATTCGGGtgattcgggtaattcggttaatttttaatcaaaaataaaaaaacatataattttcggttaattcggttaaccgactgaattaaccgaaaaaacttcggttcggttaattcttttgaaaaaatttcggttcggttaacggttaaaaattttgaaatatcaattaattcggttaatgttatttcgggtcggttaatcGACTGAACACCCTTAAGTCCCAtcaagcaaaaaaagaaaaaattataaaaaagtcaaGGCACCTAGACCCAAGCAAATCTTTGGAACTACAACACGAGGTATAAAGTctattttaagaataattatgcCACTAAAAAATTTACAGATACAATAGTAAGATATATTATActtcaaatgaaaaaattggatttgaatATTGAATTCGACACGAGACAATCACAAACTTTgagagaattaatttttatgaatcataaaaacaaacatttcaaaaccaaatgatacattaattaaaatggtGAAGTTAAGCGTTTAAAACTGATGTgtcatacattttaattttaacatagcaatattttattaaaaacgtgaaaagataaaaacaccATTGTCTTGGCAATAGTAATGTCCGCCCCATGAATGAAGTTGTTCCCACCTTCTTTTATGGCTGCTTTTATATCAGAATGAACTGAAACTAGTAGCATAAATGGTGGCTCCCCCGAagttgcaaagaaacagaaggtGAAAATGGggcttttttattaaaatgacccttaaattttaataaattatgaaaatgactcACTTTCTTGATTATATACGTAAATGACCTGATATAAATAGTACAAGTCAGTGGAGCCAAAGAAATTATTGCCACCAACATGTCACGTCAGTAATGAggattaaaaaatcaatttttttgatgGAGCCATAAGAATAACGCCACCAGTATAAATACTaggaaaatatcaaattttttcaataattaaggggccaagaaataaataatggtGATGAAGTCATTCAAAATGGCGCCACCactttatggcatgtataattttatttttagtttttattttaatttttttaaaaatgttattttatttggcGGAGCCATTTTAAATGGCGCCGTCAGTGTAATCTaccttttctaaaaaaaatttaatttaaattaaaaatgatatttttattttaaaaatattattttatttagtgaaGTCATTTTGAATGGTGCCATTAATGTAACCTACCaccatgttttttttaaaatttagaattaaaattaaaatttttaattttaaaaaatattatcttatttagtGGAGCCATTCTAAATGGCGCCACCAATGTTATCAtcgtgtttttttaatttaaaattaagaatgatattttttagtttttaaaattttaaaaaaattttagtggAGCCATACATAATAGCGCCACCAGTGGTAATCtgtctttttttcaaaaaaaattaaaatctttttagtgaaattattattttattttggtgggGCTATTCTTTTTGGTATGACCACCTTGGTGGTGCTACATATATAGATCTTGTTGACATTCTGGTAACAGTTGAactggaaaagaagaaaagaaagaaattgttGTGTTCAATAGGAGAGCTCAGAAATTGTGGTCAAGATGAATAACTCAGTATTTTTGTATACATtcttttttatggtgaaattgtagAAGGTGATGTTGGTTGTGTATTTCAAGGTTGGCAGAGAGTTggtgtaacacccataaccttTATCCGTCGTTGGAACAGGGTTATGAAGCATTACCGAACTTTACAGAATAAATACgaacattttataacatttaataaacatatcaGAAACCAATCCTATAATACTCATATTGTCCTTTGtatgagccatcgaggcccaaTATACACATTAGaagtgaatcgggactaaaACGGATACTCAggaaaattttcccaaaatctcaaaaattttcttaggaGCAGGGGACACGCGCCCGTGTGGCTGGCCGTGTGAACCCGCTAGTGTCTTAGGCCGTATGGacattcgatgtgaggcacacggccgtgtcccagtccatgtccatacccgtgtaactctctgacttgggtcacacggccaaccacacgcccgtgtgctaggccgtgtaaaaaaacctgggcattctgtttggaaattttaagatgcaggggacacacggccagaccacacgctcatgtgctaggccgtgtgtcacacacggttgagacacacgcccgtgtctctgcccgtttggacgaaaataggtcattttatagcctcttttctcacccattcttGATTTCAACCTACACACCTTAAAATTTCATACGTATAGGCCATAACAAGATCTCTAAAATAACCAATTCCTAACTTTAATATGTTcatatattatcacatatattttaacattctaattagaacataaaataattcaCACATGCAACCACTTATATCAACATGTTTTACCAATTTATTCATCACTAAGCCTAGGAACTATCCATCCATTAACCCTATTAAATACTATACCAAACATGATAAAACCATTCATATATAAGTTAACttgaaacataaacaaaatgtaattattgACATTTATACAACCATTtcaatccctatacatgccatataaaccataatATGTATTGCAAATTCTACCGGAacaagttggatagtgtggctCGATGTGTTGATCCGACCTTCCGACTTCTCGAAACtctacaaagaacattaaataacacaagtaagcttaatgaagcttagtaagttcgttggCTTTTAAACGTAAATCTTACCGAACATACTATaacaattcatttaaataaatcattcaatataCTATTCCTGCCTAACACAATTTCAATCGAtgaattcacttatttcaaatcGATACCAATAATAACTTTAAATCTTCATATATTAATTCCATATGTCACTTACCAACCCTTGTCATATCGAAGAATGTGTTCCGGATATGAGTACCTCGTAAACTAAAGCCCGAAGGCTGCACAGgagcacataagtgctaaacagaaacccGTTAGGGTTGAAttgaagctcataagagctgaagggaaacccataagggttaaattgaagctcaaaagagctgaatGAAAACCCAATGGAGTTAAactgaaactcatatgagttaactgAAGCTCATGAGAGTTAAACGAAAAGTAAACACaaaagttcgcaacaaatactgaacctcagtttacttgggtaattttctGTCAATTCCTCCTTTGCACTGAACGACTGTACTCAATCCCGTGCTCTGTTCGTTTcgaacattcaatttaatttcataactttaacaataattttattttcaacaaataatatgaataaataaataataccatttatcaaattaacatataatattaaattttaaccatacgaacttccctgggttaaattgtgaaatttgtagtagttcagggactattctgtTAATTTCCCTTTTCCACGATTATCTACgggctcttgatctaaaatataagattattcattcattaacatatatttaaattctaattcacttcacaattaataccttttaattttcaaaattacacaattaccccaactttttacagcttttgcaatttagtccctcaccaATTAGCCtatcaaatgagctaatttttctcaattgtcaatttatctaaatattctaaattATCATACAACCTTTGATCAACAGAATTTTAGTATCAAATCCTAgtatttaatcttttcacaatttcgtcctaaaattaatttctattcaaatcacttgataaaatcatcatataacaaaattaaagctctaaatacatgttaattcatcataaatagccagcactcatcaatggtaactttcaaaattagccataaaatcaaaaactaatgacaTAGATAGTTGGACCccattgtaaaagtcttaaaacacaaaatttcaagaaaagagtaagaattaaattcacatgatgtaaaaatatgaaaaaaggtTTTTAATACTCTCTATTGTGTTTTTGGCTAAGAATTATGAAGAAATTGctagaaactcttttaattgttgttttatttgtttaatttataaaatttacaattttgcccttagtTCACATTGTTTCCTTATTTCTTTCATACTTATGCCGCCCCAGCCATATCATTAGGCCAATTTACACTTTAAGTCCTCCTTTATTTACCAGTtggctatttaatcactatttctttaattagcaagttttgcacctttttcaatttagttctttttatttaattaattatcaaaacgttaaaatttcctaacgaaactttaataccaacttgatgacacttcgtaaatatttataaaaatatctatgGCTCAGTTTACAAAatcaaggtctcgataccttgtttttcAAACCACTTAAT from Gossypium raimondii isolate GPD5lz chromosome 1, ASM2569854v1, whole genome shotgun sequence harbors:
- the LOC105784399 gene encoding chaperone protein dnaJ 11, chloroplastic; this encodes MASASSALASFTFSSPHFMGHKVSIEEPSSMPARVHFRQLRVSAACASTAERPVSHIACPSSLYEVLGIQMGATSKEIKAAYRRLARVLHPDVSANGRNDAAANEFIKVHEAYSTLSDPEKRADYDRTLLFRPRRSFSVSIESMAGPTSSGFSGYSKRTWETDQCW